One genomic window of Mustela lutreola isolate mMusLut2 chromosome 14, mMusLut2.pri, whole genome shotgun sequence includes the following:
- the CNIH4 gene encoding protein cornichon homolog 4 isoform X2 — protein MEAVVFVFSLLDCCALIFLSVYFIITLSDLECDYINARSCCSKLNKWVIPELIGHTIVTVLMLVSLHWFIFLLNLPVATWNIYRDTQPGAAEVTHEGSHDQAWLPPALFLHVSL, from the exons atgGAGGCGGTGGTGTTCGTCTTCTCTCTCCTCGACTGTTGCGCCCTTATCTTCCTCTCGGTGTACTTC ATAATTACATTGTCTGATTTAGAATGTGATTACATTAATGCTAGATCATGTTGCTCGAAATTAAACAAG TGGGTAATCCCAGAGTTGATTGGCCATACCATCGTCACGGTATTAATGCTCGTTTCACTGCACTGGTTCATCTTCCTTCTCAACTTGCCTGTTGCCACTTGGAATATATATCG AGATACACAACCGGGGGCAGCTGAAGTCACACATGAAGGAAGCCATGATCAAGCTTGGCTTCCACCTGCTCTGTTTCTTCATGTATCTTTATAG
- the CNIH4 gene encoding protein cornichon homolog 4 isoform X1, protein MEAVVFVFSLLDCCALIFLSVYFIITLSDLECDYINARSCCSKLNKWVIPELIGHTIVTVLMLVSLHWFIFLLNLPVATWNIYRFIMVPSGNMGVFDPTEIHNRGQLKSHMKEAMIKLGFHLLCFFMYLYSMILALIND, encoded by the exons atgGAGGCGGTGGTGTTCGTCTTCTCTCTCCTCGACTGTTGCGCCCTTATCTTCCTCTCGGTGTACTTC ATAATTACATTGTCTGATTTAGAATGTGATTACATTAATGCTAGATCATGTTGCTCGAAATTAAACAAG TGGGTAATCCCAGAGTTGATTGGCCATACCATCGTCACGGTATTAATGCTCGTTTCACTGCACTGGTTCATCTTCCTTCTCAACTTGCCTGTTGCCACTTGGAATATATATCG GTTCATTATGGTGCCGAGTGGGAACATGGGAGTGTTTGATCCGACAGAGATACACAACCGGGGGCAGCTGAAGTCACACATGAAGGAAGCCATGATCAAGCTTGGCTTCCACCTGCTCTGTTTCTTCATGTATCTTTATAG TATGATTTTAGCTTTGATAAACGACTGA